A single genomic interval of Lathyrus oleraceus cultivar Zhongwan6 chromosome 7, CAAS_Psat_ZW6_1.0, whole genome shotgun sequence harbors:
- the LOC127101432 gene encoding heterogeneous nuclear ribonucleoprotein Q, whose product MQTGKPSSSAVIGKHSEPEKPVESDEKVNLEEENDPEEEMEEEIEYEEVEEEEEVEEIEEEVEEEEEDPEEVEEEEEEEEEEEEEEEVEEDTVPTQNIDDDEKKKHAELLSLPPHKSEVYIGGIPLDAVTEDLKDFCERIGEVVQVRIMKGKDSSENKGFAFVLFKNVELASRAIEELNNTEFKGKKIRCSTSQAKNRLFIGNIPRSWGDNDLKKVVSEIGPGVTAVELVKDMKNIINNRGFAFIDYYNNACAEYSRQKMMNPTFKLGDNSPTVSWADPKNADSSASSQVKAVYVKNLPKNVTQEQLKQLFEHHGKITKVVLPPPKSGQEKNRIGFVHFAERSNAMKALKNTERYELDGRMLECSLAKPQADQKAVVTNTLNQGLLPSYPPHIGYGLVGNPYGALGAGYGAPGLAQPLMYGPGQTPAGMAMMPMLLADGRIGYVLQQPGLPPQTPPSHQRGGRSSGGGSSGGSGSRNTGSSSKGRHSNDNGHGRRYHPY is encoded by the exons ATGCAAACGGGAAAGCCAAGTTCTTCAGCAGTTATTGGTAAGCATTCTGAGCCTGAAAAGCCAGTTGAATCTGATGAGAAGGTCAACCTCGAAGAAGAAAATGATCCTGAGGAAGAAATGGAAGAAGAGATTGAATATGAAGAAGTAGAAGAAGAGGAGGAAGTGGAAGAAATAGAAGAGGAGGTGGAAGAAGAAGAGGAGGACCCAGAGGAGGTAGAGGAagaggaggaagaggaggaagaggaggaggaggaggaggaagtgGAAGAAGACACTGTGCCAACCCAAAACATTGATGATGATGAGAAGAAGAAACATGCTGAACTTCTTTCTCTTCCTCCTCACAAGTCTGAAGTTTACATAGGTGGCATTCCTCTTGATGCTGTAACGGAAGATTTAAAAGATTTTTGTGAGCGTATTGGGGAAGTTGTACAG GTTCGAATAATGAAAGGAAAAGATTCTTCGGAGAATAAGGGTTTTGCTTTTGTGCTTTTTAAGAATGTAGAACTGGCTTCTAGAGCCATTGAGGAGCTGAATAATACTGAATTTAAG GGTAAAAAAATAAGATGTTCTACATCTCAAGCAAAAAATCGTCTTTTTATTGGGAATATTCCTAGAAGCTGGGGCGATAACGATCTAAAAAAGGTTGTGAGTGAGATAGGACCTGGTGTTACCGCTGTTGAGCTAGTCAAG GATATGAAGAACATTATCAATAACCGCGGTTTTGCTTTTATTGACTATTATAATAATGCATGTGCTGAATATTCAAGGCAAAAGATGATGAACCCAACATTTAAGCTTGGTGACAACTCCCCAACAGTGAGCTGGGCTGACCCAAAAAATGCTGATTCCTCTGCTTCATCTCAG GTAAAGGCAGTATATGTGAAGAACCTTCCTAAGAATGTAACTCAAGAGCAGTTGAAGCAGCTTTTTGAACACCATGGGAAGATCACAAAGGTGGTTCTTCCACCACCAAAATCTGGTCAGGAAAAGAACAGAATCGGCTTTGTTCATTTTGCAGAGCGATCAAATGCTATGAAAGCACTAAAGAATACTGAAAGATATGAATTAGATG GTCGAATGTTAGAGTGTTCTCTAGCAAAGCCACAGGCTGATCAGAAGGCTGTAGTAACAAATACACTGAATCAAGGATTGCTTCCAAGTTATCCACCACATATTGGTTATGGTTTGGTTGGTAATCCCTATGGTGCACTTGGTGCTGGATATGGTGCTCCTGGTCTTGCACAG CCTTTGATGTATGGACCCGGTCAAACTCCCGCTGGAATGGCCATGATGCCGATGCTTCTGGCTGATGGACGCATTGGATATGTCTT GCAACAGCCAGGATTGCCTCCACAAACCCCGCCTTCACATCAAAGAGGTGGCAGGAGTAGTGGCGGTGGCAGTAGTGGTGGGAGTGGCAGCAGGAATACGGGCAGTTCAAGTAAGGGAAGGCACAGCAATGATAATGGTCATGGGCGAAGATACCACCCTTATTAG